The window CTGATCCCAGTCCTCGCCAAGTGCAGTATCAACAAGCACTCTCAGATCATCGTCGATCAGAACAACGGTCGATGAGGCGTAGATAACCGAAATTTCATCATATACCACCTTGCCTGGTTTCACGATATAGAGATTTTCACAGACCTTATTCATCGAAGCTCCTCCAGATAGCGCGCAATATCCTTTGCAGCATAGGTGATTATCATATCAGCGCCAGCACGCTTCATCGAGAGGTGCATCTCATACATAACCTTCGTTTCATCGATCCAGCCCTGCATCGCCGCTGCCTTTACCATTGAGTACTCACCACTTACACTGTAAACAGCGGTCGGCATTCCAAATGTGCTCCTGATACGATATACCAGATCAAGGTATGATAGTGCAGGCTTCACCATCACGATGTCAGCACCCTCTAAAATATCAAGTTCAACCTCACGTATCGCCTCATCGGCATTTCCAGGGTCCATCTGGTACGAAGAGCGGTCACCAAATGTATAGGAAGAGTCTGCGGCATCCCTGAATGGTGCATAGAAGCTGGATGCATATTTTGCAGCATAGGACATGATGAGTGTATCCTGATACCCATTTTCATCAAGAATACCCCTGATCGAGGATACCATACCATCCATCATACCTGAGGGTGCAACAATATCAGCACCCGCCCTTGCATGCGATAGAGCCATCCCTGCGATTTTTTCAAGTGTCGGATCGTTCAGGATCTTTTCACCCTCAACTATTCCACAGTGTCCATGCGTTGTGTACTCGCAGAGACAGACGTCTGTTATAATAACGAGCCTATCACCAAGCGCATCCCGTATCGCCTCAATCGTGCGTTGTATGACCCCTTCTTCATCAAGCGCAGAGGTTCCAGCAGCATCTTTCGTTTCTGGTATCCCGAAGAGGAGCACGGCAGGGATCCCGAGATCACAAAGCTCATCGATTTCATTCACAACTCCATCGGGTGGCAGCCTGAACTGTCCTGGCATCGAACCGATCTCACGCTTTCTGGTTATTGTCTCATCGACAAAGATTGGGTATATCAGATCTCTGGGACTTAGAACTGCCTCTCGAATCATATCTCTTATCAGTGGAGACGCTCTTGTCCTTCGCATTCTTGTTATTGGAAACATGCTTCAAGCTCCTTATCTACTCCTTTTATCAGCGTTCCCTTAAATGCTCTTTCCTCGATTGCATCCAGTATACGCTCGGGGTACCTTCCATTGAGAACTGTGCAGTCCATGCCATGTTTGATCAGGAAGTCTGGAAGTGCCCTGTCTGTACAGGATAACTCAAGTTCTCTGAGTTTGCGGGCTGATACCACCAGAAGAAGGTTGCCATCATGAAATACGCCATCCACATCGGTCAGTTTCAGGAATTTTGCCCCAAGCTCTTTTGCAACCCATGCAGCAATCGTATCAGAGGTAACATCCCACGTATGCGGTAATGGATCATGAGCTCGCATAATCTGGCTCAAAAGAAGAATTGAAATATTATTAGATCGTCCAAGATCCTCAAAACGATCAATGAGCCTGATACCTCCAGTATCTCCAAGATAAATCCCATACTGGTCCATTGCAAGGATTGCCATCAGGTGAGAGGCATCGTCAGAGATATTTGAGGTATATCTTCGCACCTGATCTGCAAATACTCCCCCGCCTGGCACAATCACGATATTGAGATCCTTTTTGAGGACAATATCTTTCAGACACTCCAATAAATCATTAGACTCATCTATCAGCGAACCTCCAACCTTGATGACGATGACGCCGGTCATTGGTACATACAGCTCTTTCTTCGAAGCGTCTCCACAAATTCAGATGTATCTGCGATCTTTTCGACCTCTCGATCTTCTATTATCACTGTATTATCAATGTTCTTCGCTTTTGATCGCCCCTCTATGATCACAACAGACATCGTTCCTGTTACACGTGAGATGCTGCTCATGATTTTTGCACGCTTTATAACTGATGAAACGTTCTTACCTGACCCTGTCAGGATCTTTGTACGCTTTTTATCCTCTGAAATTGCATCAAATGGTGCCTGTGGCGTTACATGAACATCAAAACCAATTTCAGACATCAGTTGCAGCACTTCAGACGGTAATTCTGTGTTTTCCTCGCTTGTATCATTTACCCTGGTGAAAAACGGATCGATCGAAGTTAGAACATCCTCTCCAAGCACTTCCTGAAGCTCAATCGCTTTTGATACCGTTGTCTCCATCAGATCTTCCTCATATCGACTTATACTTCGTCTTGAGACACCGATCATCTTTGAAAGATCGCCGAGTGAAAGCCCTTTTTGGAGGCGTGCACGTCTGATCGCTGTACCATTGATCCTGACATACAGCCCACCACGCTCCGAATAGACATAAATCCTGATTCCATTCAAGATATAATCAGAGAGTGTCGCAAGGTTCATCGATGGGATGCCATAGCGCCTGTACAGTACTCCTCTCTCAAGGTATCGCCCTTTCATCCGATCTCCGATGATGAGTGGTGATGCCATGAGGTGTTTTGTGATCCGCTTAAGTTCCTCAGCCATTTCCTGGCTCACAGCATCAATATTTGATAACACCTTCAGTAGCAGGATCTGATCATCCTTGCTTGCTACAATATCAAAACTTCTTGGTCTTACATCACATCGCTCTGATGTTGCAAATCCTCCTCTATTCAATACTTCTATCACTGAGAGGAGTAGAAGCGAACGGTTCATAATAAAAGTTTGTATTAAAGGTTTATGTATTTTATCATTAAAAGGAGGTGTAATGAAGGTAAGAGGGATGATTAAAAAATATATTCCCCATAACTTTATCACAGTACTGGAAGCAACTTCTTTATCTCAAATGGCGTAATCTGAACCCTGTATTCATCCCATTCGATATGCTTGCTCACGATGAAATTGTGAAATATGTGATCACCAAGCGTCTTTCTTACAAGCTCACTCTTCTCTGTGATATTTATCGCCTCAATGAGGCTTCCTGGAAGCGAATCAATCTCAAGCTTTTTCCGTTCTTCATCGGTAATATGATACAGATCCTGTTCCATCTGGGGAGGGAGTTCATACTTCTTTTCGATCCCTTCAAGTCCTGCTGCAAGCATCACTGAGAATGCGAGGTATGGATTGCACGCAGGATCAGGGCTTCTATACTCAATCCTTGTAGCTTTTTCCTTGCCTGGTTTGTACATTGGAACTCTCACGAGGGTTGATCTGTTCCTTCGCGCCCATGAGATATAGACAGGTGCTTCATATCCTGGAACCAGCCGCTTGTATGAGTTCATCCACTGGTTTGTAATAGCCGTGATCTCCTTTGCATGATGAAGGAGGCCCGCGATGTAGTATCTGCATGTATCAGATAAACCCATCTCATCATCTGGATCAAAGAATACGTTCTTATCGCCTTTGAAGAGGGACTGATGTACATGCATACCTGATCCGTTCACACCAAAGATCGGTTTTGGCATGAACGTCGCATAAACCCCGTGCATCCGTGCGATCTCCTTTACGACCATTCTGTAGGTCATGACATTGTCTGCCATCGTGAGTGCATCCATATATCTGAGATCGATCTCATGCTGGGAGGGTGCAACCTCATGATGACTGTACTCAACATATATCCCCATCTCTTCAAGCGCAAGGATCGTATCTCTTCGCCAGTCAGATGCGGCATCAAGTGTTGTCAGATCAAAGTATCCACCTTCATCGAGTACCTCTGTTGTTAGTTCATCCTTGAAGTAGAAGTATTCAAGCTCGGGACCAACATACATTGTGTAACCCATCTCCTCCAGCCGCTGAAGATTTCGTTTCAGGGCGTATCTCGGATCACCCTCATAAGGGGTTCCGTCTGGCTGAAGAATATCGCAGAACATCCGTCCAACTGCTTTATCCTTTGGTTTCCATGGTATCAACTGGAAGGTTGCAGGATCTGGCTTTGCGATCATGTCACTCTCATCTATCCTTGCAAACCCCTGTATGGATGATCCATCAAAGCCCATACCCTCTGCAAATGCACTTTCAAGTTCATCCTTGTTTATCGCAAAGCTCTTTAGCTGCCCGAGAATATCAGTAAACCACATCTGGATAAACCGTACGTCAGTGGCTTCAATTATTTCAAAGACGTCATCTACATTCGTCCCCATCTTTGAGTCTCCTTTACGTGGGCATTATTTATGGAAGGACTATATAAATTTAATTGCTAACTCCTCTTAATTTTCATTAAAAACTAAAGATTCCACAAAAAAATATTTATAGTGGTGATGTTTTCAATAGTTTAAGGGGGATCGATCGATGACACAAAAAATTGACGATCTGGATGTTAAGGTGATACGAGAACTCAAGAAGGATGCAAGAACGAGCTACAGAGAAATATCAGAGCGACTTGGAGTTTCAGAAGGTACAGTTTACAATCGTGTTCAGAAGATGCGTGAGATTGGTGTGATAAAGCGGTTCATACCTGAGATTGATTACTCAAAGCTTGGATACGATCTTGCTGTCCTGATCGGTATCAGAGTTGATGGTGGCTATCTTGGTGAGGTTGAAAAGGTGCTGGCATCGGAGCCAAACGTCTCCGCAGTCTTTGATGTTACTGGGGACTATGATACTATGGTTATCGCAAAATTCAGGGGAAGGGAAGAGCTCAATGATCTTGTGAAGCGCGTTCTTGCAGTTCCACACGTTCGAAGGACCCATACAATGCTCGTTTTAAACACGGTCAAGGAAGAGCATGGTATCGAGATATAAGGCAACTTACCGTAATCGTGCAGGATATTTCGTTTTTTCTCCTGATATCGTCGATCTTCGCAGGCTATCTCCTCGGTGTAATCTCTGGGCTGACACCTGGAATCCATACAAACAACTTCGCACTACTGCTCACCGCATCAACCCCTTTACTTCAGAGGTTTGGAATTGAGCCAATATACATCGTTCTCATAATCCTGACAAACTCGATAACCCATACTTTCCTTGATATAATTCCCTCCGTCTTTCTTGGAGCACCTGAGGCCGATACAGCTTTAGTACTCTTACCTGGACACAGATTGATGCTTGATGGAAGAGGAGAGGAGGCAATAAGACTGTCAGCCTTTGGAAGTGCAGCTTCGATCATTCTTTCACTCGTATTTCTCTTTCCGCTCTTTTTTCTCTTCAAACATTTTTATACACAGATCTACAACCAGATGGGTATAATCCTGATCTGGATCGTCTTTGTGATGATACTGACAGAGAGGGGTGAGAGAATTGAGGGGCAGGGATCGCTTGCCGCATGGAAATACAGGACGTACGCTTCTGCAATTTTCATCCTTTCAGGCATTCTTGGTATCCTTGCATTTGAACGTGAGGTGCTCATCGATCCGCTCATT of the Candidatus Syntrophoarchaeum caldarius genome contains:
- a CDS encoding glutamine synthetase; the encoded protein is MGTNVDDVFEIIEATDVRFIQMWFTDILGQLKSFAINKDELESAFAEGMGFDGSSIQGFARIDESDMIAKPDPATFQLIPWKPKDKAVGRMFCDILQPDGTPYEGDPRYALKRNLQRLEEMGYTMYVGPELEYFYFKDELTTEVLDEGGYFDLTTLDAASDWRRDTILALEEMGIYVEYSHHEVAPSQHEIDLRYMDALTMADNVMTYRMVVKEIARMHGVYATFMPKPIFGVNGSGMHVHQSLFKGDKNVFFDPDDEMGLSDTCRYYIAGLLHHAKEITAITNQWMNSYKRLVPGYEAPVYISWARRNRSTLVRVPMYKPGKEKATRIEYRSPDPACNPYLAFSVMLAAGLEGIEKKYELPPQMEQDLYHITDEERKKLEIDSLPGSLIEAINITEKSELVRKTLGDHIFHNFIVSKHIEWDEYRVQITPFEIKKLLPVL
- a CDS encoding kinase, aspartokinase/uridylate kinase, with product MTGVIVIKVGGSLIDESNDLLECLKDIVLKKDLNIVIVPGGGVFADQVRRYTSNISDDASHLMAILAMDQYGIYLGDTGGIRLIDRFEDLGRSNNISILLLSQIMRAHDPLPHTWDVTSDTIAAWVAKELGAKFLKLTDVDGVFHDGNLLLVVSARKLRELELSCTDRALPDFLIKHGMDCTVLNGRYPERILDAIEERAFKGTLIKGVDKELEACFQ
- a CDS encoding transcriptional regulator; protein product: MIKLWGIYFLIIPLTFITPPFNDKIHKPLIQTFIMNRSLLLLSVIEVLNRGGFATSERCDVRPRSFDIVASKDDQILLLKVLSNIDAVSQEMAEELKRITKHLMASPLIIGDRMKGRYLERGVLYRRYGIPSMNLATLSDYILNGIRIYVYSERGGLYVRINGTAIRRARLQKGLSLGDLSKMIGVSRRSISRYEEDLMETTVSKAIELQEVLGEDVLTSIDPFFTRVNDTSEENTELPSEVLQLMSEIGFDVHVTPQAPFDAISEDKKRTKILTGSGKNVSSVIKRAKIMSSISRVTGTMSVVIIEGRSKAKNIDNTVIIEDREVEKIADTSEFVETLRRKSCMYQ
- a CDS encoding delta-aminolevulinic acid dehydratase, with the protein product MFPITRMRRTRASPLIRDMIREAVLSPRDLIYPIFVDETITRKREIGSMPGQFRLPPDGVVNEIDELCDLGIPAVLLFGIPETKDAAGTSALDEEGVIQRTIEAIRDALGDRLVIITDVCLCEYTTHGHCGIVEGEKILNDPTLEKIAGMALSHARAGADIVAPSGMMDGMVSSIRGILDENGYQDTLIMSYAAKYASSFYAPFRDAADSSYTFGDRSSYQMDPGNADEAIREVELDILEGADIVMVKPALSYLDLVYRIRSTFGMPTAVYSVSGEYSMVKAAAMQGWIDETKVMYEMHLSMKRAGADMIITYAAKDIARYLEELR
- a CDS encoding AsnC family transcriptional regulator, giving the protein MTQKIDDLDVKVIRELKKDARTSYREISERLGVSEGTVYNRVQKMREIGVIKRFIPEIDYSKLGYDLAVLIGIRVDGGYLGEVEKVLASEPNVSAVFDVTGDYDTMVIAKFRGREELNDLVKRVLAVPHVRRTHTMLVLNTVKEEHGIEI